From Pseudomonas alcaligenes, a single genomic window includes:
- a CDS encoding cupin domain-containing protein codes for MPEARLQSSAPHIIGARDYADLVDWGYQSDAVAGQSHSSGRLLFKGPGNSPEVGLWVCTPGTWKLSIPRDELCHFLEGVAIYRRDNGEVIEVGADTLVMFPAGWTGECEVRETLRNTYMLV; via the coding sequence ATGCCTGAAGCCCGCCTGCAATCCAGCGCCCCGCACATCATCGGCGCCCGCGACTACGCCGACCTGGTGGACTGGGGTTACCAGTCCGACGCCGTCGCCGGGCAGTCCCACTCCAGCGGCCGCCTGCTGTTCAAGGGGCCGGGCAACAGTCCGGAAGTCGGCCTGTGGGTGTGCACCCCGGGCACCTGGAAGCTGTCCATCCCGCGTGACGAGCTGTGCCACTTCCTCGAGGGCGTCGCCATCTACCGCCGCGACAACGGCGAGGTGATCGAGGTCGGCGCCGACACCCTGGTCATGTTCCCCGCCGGCTGGACGGGTGAGTGCGAAGTGCGCGAGACCCTGCGCAACACCTACATGCTGGTCTGA